From the genome of Cedecea lapagei, one region includes:
- a CDS encoding FAD-dependent oxidoreductase yields MAATDFDIIVVGAGIAGCCCAAECARAGLNVLLLERASQPGGKNLSGGRLYTAAFDALFPDFSHAAPLERAITHEKISALTTDSATTLNFQHTSASSYSVLRARLDPWLFRQAEQAGAQCLTATQVDSLHVENGIVRGVVIEGETLSARAVVIAEGANTLLAEQHKLLNKLPEQSVAVGVKEVLALPREELENRFALEGNEGAAWLFTGGICGAQPAGGFLYTNNDSLSVGIVCPLASLRASPEALPDLLESFKQHPTLRPLLRRAELVEYAAHLIPECGLNGLPERLAGPGYLLVGDSARFCINTGFTVRGMDLAALSARAAAQTLIASLEQDGSTDLARAYRRQLERSTLWAVLERYRRMPDFLQTPGLFQDYPHLLAELQRDIFDPRSLPPPRLSSLLWKHASRAGISRLIKDIFRGGRSL; encoded by the coding sequence ATGGCCGCTACAGATTTCGATATTATCGTTGTTGGTGCAGGGATCGCAGGCTGCTGCTGCGCGGCAGAGTGCGCCCGCGCCGGGCTCAATGTTCTGCTTCTTGAACGGGCCAGTCAGCCCGGAGGTAAAAACCTGTCGGGCGGCAGACTCTATACTGCGGCATTCGACGCACTCTTCCCTGACTTTTCTCACGCCGCACCGCTTGAGCGCGCTATTACCCATGAAAAGATCTCCGCCTTAACGACGGACAGCGCAACAACGCTAAACTTTCAGCACACCTCGGCTTCGTCATACAGCGTGCTGCGCGCGCGCCTCGATCCGTGGTTGTTCCGGCAGGCTGAACAAGCCGGAGCGCAGTGCCTGACGGCAACCCAGGTCGATAGCCTGCACGTTGAAAACGGCATCGTACGGGGCGTGGTCATTGAAGGTGAAACATTAAGCGCCAGAGCAGTGGTTATCGCCGAGGGCGCTAATACTCTGCTGGCCGAGCAGCATAAGCTGCTCAACAAGCTTCCCGAGCAGAGCGTTGCCGTCGGCGTAAAAGAAGTGCTTGCCCTGCCGAGGGAGGAGCTGGAAAACCGTTTCGCGCTTGAGGGCAACGAAGGTGCCGCCTGGTTGTTCACCGGTGGCATCTGCGGCGCACAGCCCGCTGGCGGTTTCCTCTATACCAATAACGATTCGCTTTCTGTCGGCATCGTCTGCCCGCTGGCCTCCCTTCGCGCTTCCCCTGAAGCGCTGCCTGACCTGCTGGAAAGTTTTAAGCAGCACCCGACACTTCGCCCGCTTTTACGCCGCGCCGAGCTGGTAGAGTACGCTGCGCATCTCATCCCGGAATGTGGCCTGAACGGACTCCCTGAACGCCTTGCCGGCCCTGGCTATCTGCTGGTCGGCGATAGCGCCCGTTTCTGTATCAATACCGGCTTCACCGTGCGCGGCATGGATTTAGCAGCTCTCTCAGCCCGCGCTGCGGCGCAAACGCTGATTGCCTCGCTGGAGCAGGATGGGAGTACCGATCTCGCACGGGCTTATCGCAGGCAGCTGGAGCGCTCGACGCTATGGGCCGTGCTGGAACGCTACCGCAGGATGCCCGACTTTTTACAAACGCCAGGGCTGTTTCAGGACTATCCGCACCTGCTGGCCGAACTGCAGCGTGATATCTTTGATCCCAGAAGTTTACCGCCGCCACGGCTCAGCAGCCTGCTCTGGAAGCACGCCAGCAGGGCTGGTATTTCCCGGCTGATTAAGGACATTTTTCGTGGAGGGCGCAGTTTGTGA
- the queD gene encoding 6-carboxytetrahydropterin synthase QueD: MMSTTLFKDFTFEAAHRLPHVPEGHKCGRLHGHSFMVRLEITGEVDPYTGWIMDFSELKAAFKPTYDRLDHYYLNDIPGLENPTSEVLAKWIWDQMKPVVPLLSAVMIKETCTAGCVYRGE; encoded by the coding sequence ATGATGTCCACCACCCTGTTTAAAGATTTTACCTTTGAAGCCGCTCACCGCCTGCCGCACGTGCCGGAAGGCCACAAATGCGGTCGCCTGCATGGCCACTCCTTTATGGTGCGCCTGGAGATCACCGGCGAGGTAGATCCCTATACCGGCTGGATCATGGATTTCTCCGAGCTGAAAGCGGCGTTTAAGCCAACTTACGATCGCCTCGATCACTATTATCTGAACGATATCCCTGGGCTGGAAAACCCCACCAGCGAAGTGCTGGCGAAGTGGATTTGGGATCAGATGAAGCCTGTCGTTCCGCTTCTGAGCGCGGTGATGATTAAAGAGACCTGCACCGCTGGCTGCGTCTACCGCGGCGAATAA
- the cysJ gene encoding NADPH-dependent assimilatory sulfite reductase flavoprotein subunit produces the protein MTSQVPPSALLPLTPDQLARLQAATTDFSTTQLAWLSGYFWGMINQQPGSVTAAPAPAAEVPVITLISASQTGNARRVSEQLRDDLLAAKLNVNLVNAGDYKFKQIAQEKLLIVVSSTQGEGEPPEEAVALHKFLFSKKAPKLDGTAFAVFGLGDSSYEFFCQSGKDFDSKLAELGGERLLERVDTDVEYQPAAQEWRSKIVELLKSRVPTETPAQATASATGVSNEIFTSPYSKESPLTATLAVNQKITGRDSDKDVRHIEIDLGDSGLRYQPGDALGVWYQNDPALVKELTDLLWLKGDESVTVDGKTLPLSEALQWHFELTVNTGNIVENYAQLTRNSALLELVGDKAKLQHYAQTTPIVDMARYAPAELTAEQLVGLLRPLTPRLYSIASSQAEAETEVHITVGAVRYEIEGRARSGGASGFLADRLEEDGEVRVFIEHNDNFRLPANPETPVIMIGPGTGIAPFRAFIQQRDNEGASGKNWLFFGNPHFTEDFLYQVEWQRYVKDGLLTNIDLAWSRDQQHKIYVQDKLREKGAELWRWIQEGAHIYVCGDANRMAKDVEQALLEVVAEHGGMDTETADEFLSELRVERRYQRDVY, from the coding sequence ATGACTTCTCAGGTTCCACCGAGCGCTTTGCTGCCGCTAACGCCGGACCAGCTGGCACGCCTTCAGGCGGCGACCACTGATTTTTCGACCACTCAGCTGGCCTGGTTATCCGGCTATTTCTGGGGAATGATTAACCAGCAGCCCGGTTCGGTCACGGCGGCGCCAGCGCCTGCGGCTGAAGTCCCGGTTATCACGCTGATTTCCGCTTCCCAGACCGGCAACGCGCGCCGCGTGAGCGAGCAGCTGCGTGACGATCTGCTGGCGGCGAAGCTGAACGTTAATCTGGTGAATGCGGGCGACTATAAATTCAAGCAAATTGCCCAGGAGAAGCTGCTGATTGTCGTCAGCTCCACGCAAGGGGAGGGGGAACCGCCGGAAGAGGCCGTGGCCCTGCACAAATTCCTGTTTTCGAAAAAGGCACCAAAGCTGGACGGTACTGCATTTGCCGTCTTTGGCCTCGGCGACAGCTCGTATGAATTCTTCTGCCAGTCCGGCAAAGATTTTGACAGCAAGCTGGCGGAATTGGGCGGTGAACGCCTGCTGGAACGCGTCGATACCGACGTCGAATACCAGCCTGCGGCGCAAGAATGGCGCAGCAAAATTGTCGAGCTGCTGAAGTCTCGCGTCCCGACAGAAACCCCGGCGCAGGCAACCGCGAGCGCTACGGGCGTAAGCAACGAAATTTTCACCAGCCCTTACAGTAAAGAATCTCCGCTAACCGCCACGCTCGCGGTTAACCAGAAAATCACCGGCCGTGACTCCGATAAAGACGTGCGTCATATCGAAATCGATCTTGGCGATTCTGGCCTGCGCTATCAGCCTGGCGATGCGCTTGGCGTCTGGTACCAGAACGATCCGGCGCTGGTCAAAGAGCTGACCGATTTGCTGTGGCTGAAGGGCGATGAAAGCGTCACCGTTGACGGCAAAACGCTGCCGCTCAGCGAAGCCCTGCAGTGGCACTTCGAGCTGACGGTGAACACCGGCAATATCGTCGAAAACTACGCTCAGCTGACCCGCAATTCGGCACTGCTGGAGCTGGTAGGCGATAAAGCAAAATTGCAGCACTATGCGCAGACGACGCCGATTGTGGATATGGCTCGCTACGCACCGGCAGAGCTGACGGCTGAACAGCTGGTTGGCCTGCTGCGCCCGTTAACGCCGCGCCTTTACTCGATTGCCTCTTCGCAGGCGGAAGCCGAAACCGAAGTCCATATTACCGTGGGCGCTGTGCGCTATGAGATCGAGGGCCGTGCCCGCAGCGGGGGCGCGTCAGGCTTCCTGGCCGACCGCCTTGAAGAGGACGGCGAAGTGCGCGTGTTCATTGAGCACAACGATAACTTCCGCTTACCGGCTAACCCGGAAACTCCGGTTATCATGATTGGCCCAGGCACCGGCATTGCGCCGTTCCGCGCCTTTATTCAGCAGCGTGATAACGAGGGTGCGAGCGGCAAGAACTGGCTGTTCTTTGGTAACCCGCACTTTACCGAAGATTTCCTTTATCAGGTGGAATGGCAGCGCTATGTCAAAGACGGCCTGCTGACGAACATCGATTTAGCCTGGTCCCGCGACCAGCAGCATAAAATATACGTACAAGACAAACTGCGCGAAAAAGGCGCGGAGCTGTGGCGCTGGATTCAGGAAGGTGCCCACATTTACGTCTGCGGCGACGCCAACCGTATGGCGAAGGACGTTGAGCAGGCGTTACTGGAAGTGGTTGCCGAACACGGTGGCATGGACACCGAAACGGCGGATGAATTTTTAAGTGAGCTGCGCGTTGAGCGCCGTTATCAGCGAGATGTCTACTAA
- the cysI gene encoding assimilatory sulfite reductase (NADPH) hemoprotein subunit, with protein sequence MSEKHPGPLVVEGKLVDAERLKRDSDFLRGTIKEDLQDGLTGGFNGDNFLLIRFHGMYQQDDRDIRAERAEQKLEPRHAMMLRCRLPGGIITTRQWQAIDKFAEDKTIYGSIRLTNRQTFQFHGILKKNVKPAHEMLHEVGLDALATANDVNRNVLCTSNPVESELHQEAYEWAKKLSEHLLPRTRAYAEIWWDKEKVATTDEEPILGPTYLPRKFKTTVVIPPQNDVDLHANDMNFIAIAENGKLVGFNLLVGGGLSIEHGNKNTYARTASEFGYIPLEHTLAVAEAVVTTQRDWGNRTDRKNAKTKYTLERVGVEVFKAEVERRAGIKFEPTRAYEFTGRGDRIGWVKGIDDKWHLTLFIENGRILDYPGRPLKTGLLEIAKIHKGDFRLTANQNLIVAGVPESEKAKIEKLATEHGLMNAVTPQRENSMACVAFPTCPLAMAEAERFLPEFVTKVEQVMDKHKVPDEHIVMRVTGCPNGCGRAMLAEIGLVGKAPGRYNLHIGGNRIGTRIPRMYRENITEPEILSSIDELVGRWAKEREADEGFGDFTVRAGIIRPVLDPARDLWD encoded by the coding sequence ATGAGCGAAAAACACCCTGGCCCTCTGGTGGTCGAAGGCAAACTGGTCGACGCCGAACGGCTAAAGCGCGATAGCGATTTCCTGCGCGGCACTATCAAAGAAGATCTGCAGGATGGCCTGACCGGCGGCTTTAACGGCGACAACTTCCTGCTGATCCGTTTTCACGGTATGTATCAGCAGGATGACCGCGATATCCGCGCCGAGCGTGCTGAGCAAAAGCTGGAGCCGCGCCACGCGATGATGCTCCGCTGCCGCCTGCCGGGCGGGATCATCACCACCCGGCAGTGGCAGGCCATTGATAAGTTTGCCGAAGATAAAACGATCTACGGCAGCATCCGCCTGACCAACCGCCAGACGTTCCAGTTCCACGGTATTCTGAAGAAGAACGTGAAGCCTGCGCATGAAATGCTGCATGAGGTTGGCCTGGACGCGCTGGCAACCGCCAACGACGTAAACCGCAACGTGCTGTGTACCTCTAACCCGGTGGAGTCTGAGCTGCATCAGGAAGCCTATGAATGGGCGAAAAAGCTTTCTGAGCACCTGCTGCCGCGCACCCGCGCCTACGCCGAGATTTGGTGGGATAAAGAGAAAGTCGCCACCACGGATGAAGAGCCGATTCTGGGGCCAACCTATCTGCCGCGTAAATTTAAAACTACGGTAGTGATCCCACCGCAGAACGATGTTGATCTGCACGCCAACGACATGAACTTCATTGCGATTGCGGAAAACGGCAAGCTGGTTGGCTTTAACCTGCTGGTTGGCGGTGGCCTGTCCATCGAGCATGGCAATAAAAATACCTATGCCCGCACGGCAAGCGAATTCGGCTACATTCCGCTGGAGCATACTCTGGCGGTAGCGGAAGCGGTGGTGACTACCCAGCGCGACTGGGGGAACCGTACCGACCGTAAAAATGCCAAAACCAAATATACCCTTGAGCGCGTCGGCGTTGAGGTGTTTAAGGCGGAAGTCGAGCGTCGCGCGGGTATCAAGTTTGAACCCACTCGCGCTTATGAATTTACCGGCCGCGGCGATCGTATTGGCTGGGTTAAAGGTATCGACGACAAATGGCACCTGACGCTGTTTATCGAAAACGGGCGCATCCTGGATTATCCGGGGCGACCGCTGAAAACCGGCCTGCTTGAGATCGCTAAGATCCATAAAGGCGATTTCCGCCTGACGGCAAACCAGAACCTGATCGTTGCCGGCGTGCCGGAAAGCGAGAAGGCTAAAATCGAGAAGCTGGCTACTGAGCACGGACTGATGAATGCGGTAACGCCGCAGCGTGAGAACTCAATGGCCTGCGTGGCGTTCCCGACCTGTCCGCTGGCGATGGCGGAAGCCGAGCGCTTCCTGCCTGAGTTTGTCACCAAAGTTGAGCAGGTGATGGATAAACACAAGGTGCCGGATGAGCACATTGTGATGCGTGTCACCGGCTGCCCGAACGGCTGTGGCCGCGCAATGTTGGCTGAAATTGGCCTCGTGGGTAAAGCGCCAGGGCGCTATAACCTGCATATTGGCGGCAACCGCATCGGGACGCGTATTCCGCGCATGTACCGCGAAAATATCACCGAGCCGGAGATCCTCAGCTCGATTGATGAGCTGGTGGGGCGCTGGGCGAAAGAGCGCGAGGCCGACGAAGGCTTTGGCGATTTCACCGTGCGTGCCGGGATTATTCGCCCGGTGCTCGATCCGGCCAGGGATTTGTGGGACTAG
- the cysH gene encoding phosphoadenosine phosphosulfate reductase produces MSGLDLKALNELPKVERVMALAEVNAQLEKLSAQQRVTWALDNLPGEFVLSSSFGIQAAVCLHLVTQQRPDIPVILTDTGYLFPETYRFIDELTDKLKLNLQVFRATESPAWQEARYGKLWEQGVEGIERYNEINKVEPMNRALKTLEAQTWFAGLRREQSGSRAHLPVLAVQREVFKILPIIDWDNRTVYQYLTEHGLKYHPLWDQGYLSVGDTHTTRKWEPGMAEEETRFFGLKRECGLHE; encoded by the coding sequence ATGTCCGGACTCGATTTAAAAGCGCTGAACGAACTGCCCAAGGTCGAGCGCGTGATGGCGCTCGCCGAAGTTAACGCTCAGCTGGAAAAACTTAGCGCCCAGCAGCGAGTGACCTGGGCGCTGGACAATTTGCCAGGGGAATTTGTCCTCTCGTCCAGCTTCGGCATTCAGGCCGCCGTCTGCCTGCATCTGGTGACGCAGCAGCGTCCTGATATCCCGGTGATCCTGACTGATACCGGCTATCTGTTCCCGGAAACCTACCGGTTTATCGACGAGCTGACCGACAAACTGAAGCTGAACCTGCAGGTGTTCCGTGCGACCGAAAGCCCGGCGTGGCAGGAAGCGCGCTATGGCAAACTGTGGGAGCAGGGCGTCGAGGGAATTGAGCGTTACAACGAGATCAATAAAGTTGAGCCGATGAACCGCGCGCTGAAAACGCTTGAGGCGCAAACCTGGTTTGCTGGCCTGCGCCGTGAACAGTCGGGCAGCCGTGCGCATCTGCCGGTTCTGGCGGTGCAGCGTGAAGTCTTTAAAATTCTGCCGATCATCGACTGGGATAACCGCACGGTGTATCAGTACCTGACTGAACACGGGCTTAAGTATCACCCGCTGTGGGATCAGGGCTATCTTTCCGTAGGCGATACCCACACCACTCGTAAGTGGGAGCCAGGAATGGCAGAAGAAGAGACGCGCTTCTTTGGCCTGAAGCGCGAGTGTGGCCTGCACGAATAA
- a CDS encoding aminopeptidase, translating to MFSALRRSVICLALGACFSFPSVARVPQQGDIADQQTRHIATYFPGRMTGSPAEMLAADYLQQQFKSWGYQSDIRQFNTRYLYTTKAGHQNWHNVTTSSVIAAREGKEPQQIIIMAHLDTYTPLNDKDVDNNLGGLTLQGVDDNASGLGVMLELAERLKDIPTRYGIRFIATSGEEIGSLGAKNILQRMSKEEQANTLLVINLDSLIVGDKLYFNSGTSTPAAVRKLTRDRALALAHRAGIQAASNPGLNAKFPKGTGCCSDGDPFDKAGIPVLYVEATNWALGAKDGYQQRGKNKAFPNGTSWHNATLDNLEYLDKALPGRIKRRSHDAVRILLPLVTELAKAGK from the coding sequence ATGTTTTCCGCATTGCGCCGCTCGGTGATTTGCCTGGCGCTGGGCGCGTGCTTTAGTTTTCCCTCCGTGGCCAGGGTCCCGCAGCAAGGCGATATTGCCGACCAGCAAACTCGCCATATCGCCACCTATTTCCCGGGACGAATGACCGGCAGCCCGGCCGAAATGCTGGCCGCAGACTATCTTCAGCAGCAGTTTAAAAGCTGGGGTTACCAGAGCGATATTCGCCAGTTTAATACCCGCTACCTTTACACCACGAAGGCAGGCCACCAGAACTGGCATAACGTCACCACCAGCAGCGTGATTGCAGCGCGTGAAGGTAAGGAACCGCAGCAGATTATTATCATGGCGCATCTGGATACCTATACGCCGCTTAACGATAAAGACGTGGACAACAACCTCGGCGGCCTGACCCTGCAGGGCGTAGACGATAACGCCTCCGGCCTCGGCGTAATGCTCGAGCTGGCTGAACGACTGAAAGATATTCCCACCCGCTACGGCATCCGCTTTATCGCCACCAGCGGAGAGGAGATCGGCTCGCTGGGGGCGAAGAACATTCTGCAGCGCATGAGCAAAGAGGAGCAGGCCAACACGCTGCTGGTGATCAACCTGGATAGCCTGATTGTGGGCGATAAGCTCTATTTTAATAGCGGGACGTCAACGCCTGCGGCAGTGCGCAAACTCACCCGCGACAGGGCGCTGGCCCTTGCCCATCGCGCCGGGATCCAGGCGGCCAGCAACCCCGGGCTGAACGCGAAATTCCCGAAAGGCACTGGCTGCTGCAGCGATGGCGACCCCTTCGATAAAGCCGGGATCCCCGTACTCTACGTTGAAGCAACCAACTGGGCGCTGGGCGCGAAAGACGGTTACCAGCAACGCGGTAAAAATAAGGCATTCCCCAACGGCACCAGTTGGCACAACGCGACGCTCGACAATCTGGAGTATCTGGATAAAGCGCTGCCGGGCAGAATTAAGCGACGCAGCCATGATGCGGTGCGCATTCTGCTGCCGCTGGTGACAGAGTTGGCGAAAGCCGGGAAGTGA
- the cysD gene encoding sulfate adenylyltransferase subunit CysD: protein MDQKRLTHLRQLEAESIHIIREVAAEFSNPVMMYSIGKDSSVMLHLARKAFYPGTLPFPLLHVDTGWKFREMYEFRDRTAKAYGCDLIVHRNPEGVAMGINPFVHGSAKHTDIMKTEGLKQALNKYGFDAAFGGARRDEEKSRAKERIYSFRDRFHRWDPKNQRPELWHNYNGQINKGESIRVFPLSNWTELDIWQYIYLENIDIVPLYLAAPRPVLERDGMLMMIDDDRIDLQPGEVIEQRMVRFRTLGCWPLTGAVESTAQTLPEIIEEMLVSTTSERQGRMIDRDQAGSMELKKRQGYF, encoded by the coding sequence ATGGACCAGAAAAGACTCACTCACTTGCGGCAACTGGAGGCTGAAAGCATCCATATTATCCGCGAGGTCGCTGCCGAATTTTCTAATCCGGTGATGATGTATTCCATTGGTAAAGACTCTTCGGTCATGCTGCATCTGGCCCGTAAAGCGTTCTACCCAGGCACGCTGCCGTTCCCGCTATTGCACGTCGATACCGGCTGGAAATTCCGTGAAATGTACGAGTTCCGCGACCGTACGGCGAAGGCCTATGGTTGCGATCTTATCGTACACCGCAACCCTGAGGGCGTGGCGATGGGCATCAACCCGTTTGTTCACGGCAGCGCCAAGCATACCGACATCATGAAAACCGAAGGCCTTAAGCAGGCGCTGAATAAATACGGTTTTGACGCGGCCTTTGGCGGCGCGCGTCGTGATGAAGAGAAGTCGCGAGCGAAAGAGCGTATCTATTCCTTCCGCGATCGCTTCCACCGCTGGGACCCGAAAAACCAGCGCCCTGAGCTGTGGCATAACTACAACGGCCAGATCAATAAGGGCGAAAGCATTCGCGTATTCCCGCTCTCCAACTGGACCGAGCTGGATATCTGGCAGTATATCTATCTGGAAAATATCGACATTGTTCCGTTATACCTTGCGGCACCGCGCCCGGTACTGGAGCGCGACGGTATGCTGATGATGATTGACGACGATCGCATCGATCTGCAGCCGGGCGAGGTGATTGAACAACGTATGGTGCGCTTCCGTACCCTGGGCTGCTGGCCGTTGACCGGCGCGGTGGAGTCCACCGCGCAGACGCTGCCGGAGATCATCGAAGAGATGCTGGTCTCCACCACCAGTGAACGCCAGGGACGCATGATTGACCGCGACCAGGCCGGCTCTATGGAGCTGAAAAAACGCCAGGGTTATTTCTAA
- the cysN gene encoding sulfate adenylyltransferase subunit CysN — MNTTIAQQIADEGGVEAYLHAQQHKSLLRFLTCGSVDDGKSTLIGRLLHDTRQIYEDQLSSLHTDSKRHGTQGEKLDLALLVDGLQAEREQGITIDVAYRYFSTEKRKFIIADTPGHEQYTRNMATGASTCDLAILLIDARKGVLDQTRRHSFISTLLGIKHLVVAINKMDLVAFSEQTYEQIKQDYLTFAQQLPADLDIRFVPLSALEGDNVASTSAQMPWYSGPTLLEVLETVEIVRGVEQQPMRFPVQYVNRPNLDFRGYAGTLASGTVSVGQRVKVLPSGVESSIARIVTFDGDLQQAGAGEAITLVLKDEIDISRGDLLVAATESLAAVQSAKVDVVWMAEQPLVPGQSFDIKIAGKKTRARVDNIQYQVEINSLTQRVVESLPLNGIGLVDLTFDEPLVLDKYQANPVTGGLIFIDRLSNVTVGAGMVREPQEEVYQEPSAYSAFELELNALVRRHFPHWGARDLLGGK; from the coding sequence ATGAACACCACTATTGCACAACAAATCGCTGACGAAGGCGGCGTAGAAGCCTATCTGCACGCCCAGCAGCACAAAAGCCTGCTGCGGTTTTTGACCTGCGGCAGCGTCGATGACGGCAAAAGCACCCTGATTGGGCGCCTGCTGCACGACACGCGCCAGATTTATGAAGACCAGCTCTCGTCGCTGCACACCGACAGCAAACGTCACGGTACGCAGGGTGAAAAACTCGACTTAGCTTTGCTGGTTGATGGCCTGCAGGCAGAGCGTGAGCAGGGCATCACGATTGACGTGGCCTACCGCTATTTCTCCACCGAGAAGCGCAAGTTTATCATCGCCGACACGCCGGGGCACGAGCAGTACACCCGTAATATGGCGACAGGCGCATCCACCTGCGACCTCGCGATCCTGCTGATCGATGCCCGCAAAGGCGTATTAGATCAAACCCGTCGTCACAGCTTTATCTCCACGCTGCTTGGGATCAAACACCTGGTGGTGGCGATCAACAAAATGGATCTGGTGGCATTTAGCGAGCAGACCTATGAGCAGATTAAACAGGATTACCTGACCTTCGCCCAGCAGCTGCCGGCGGACCTGGATATTCGCTTTGTTCCGCTTTCCGCGCTCGAAGGGGATAACGTAGCAAGCACCAGCGCCCAAATGCCGTGGTACAGCGGCCCGACGCTGCTGGAGGTGCTGGAAACGGTTGAGATTGTCCGCGGCGTAGAGCAGCAGCCAATGCGCTTCCCGGTGCAGTACGTTAACCGCCCAAATCTGGACTTCCGCGGCTACGCGGGGACGCTTGCTTCAGGCACCGTCAGCGTGGGCCAGCGCGTCAAAGTGTTGCCGTCAGGCGTGGAGTCGAGCATAGCCCGAATCGTGACTTTTGATGGAGATTTGCAACAAGCCGGCGCGGGTGAAGCGATAACCCTGGTGCTGAAAGATGAAATCGACATCAGCCGGGGCGATCTGCTGGTGGCGGCGACGGAATCGCTGGCTGCCGTTCAGAGCGCTAAAGTTGACGTGGTGTGGATGGCGGAGCAGCCGCTGGTCCCGGGCCAGAGCTTTGATATCAAAATCGCCGGGAAGAAAACCCGCGCCCGCGTCGACAATATTCAGTACCAGGTTGAGATCAACTCCCTGACCCAGCGTGTCGTAGAGAGTCTGCCGCTGAACGGCATCGGGCTGGTGGATTTGACCTTCGACGAGCCGCTGGTGCTCGATAAATATCAGGCGAATCCGGTGACCGGCGGACTGATCTTCATCGACCGCCTGAGTAACGTCACCGTGGGTGCTGGCATGGTGCGTGAGCCGCAGGAAGAGGTGTATCAGGAGCCTTCGGCCTACAGCGCGTTTGAGCTTGAGCTGAACGCCCTGGTCCGCCGTCACTTCCCACACTGGGGCGCTCGCGATCTGCTGGGAGGCAAGTAA
- the cysC gene encoding adenylyl-sulfate kinase produces MADHDENVVWHAHPVTREQREALHKHRGAVLWFTGLSGSGKSTVAGALEQELHKLGVSTYLLDGDNVRHGLCSDLGFSDADRKENIRRVGEVAGLMVDAGLVVLSAFISPHRAERQMVRERAGEGRFYEVFVDTPLAICETRDPKGLYKKARAGELKNFTGIDSTYEAPTKAEIHLDGEQLVTNLVAQILDLLRRDDIINC; encoded by the coding sequence ATGGCCGACCATGATGAAAACGTGGTCTGGCATGCTCACCCGGTGACGCGTGAGCAGCGTGAAGCCTTGCACAAGCACCGCGGGGCGGTGCTGTGGTTCACCGGCTTGTCCGGCTCCGGGAAATCAACCGTTGCCGGCGCGCTTGAACAGGAGCTGCATAAACTTGGCGTAAGCACGTACCTGTTGGATGGGGATAACGTGCGTCACGGGCTGTGCAGCGATCTTGGCTTTAGCGATGCCGATCGCAAAGAGAATATCCGTCGTGTCGGGGAAGTGGCAGGCCTGATGGTTGACGCGGGTCTGGTGGTGCTCAGCGCATTTATCTCGCCGCACCGGGCCGAAAGGCAAATGGTGCGCGAGCGAGCCGGGGAAGGGCGGTTCTACGAAGTGTTTGTGGATACGCCGCTTGCGATCTGTGAAACTCGCGATCCTAAAGGCCTCTACAAGAAGGCCCGGGCAGGAGAGCTAAAGAATTTTACCGGCATTGACTCGACGTACGAGGCGCCGACAAAGGCGGAAATTCACTTAGACGGCGAACAATTAGTAACAAATTTAGTGGCCCAAATATTAGACCTGCTGCGTCGCGACGATATCATCAATTGCTGA
- a CDS encoding DUF3561 family protein has protein sequence MRNSTNIVISQAEPSPTVEETTWSLPGAFIGFLSWLLALGIPFMMYGPNTLFFFLYTWPFFLALMPVAVVVGIAVHSLLRGKLLFSCLATLLSVALMFGVLFMWLMG, from the coding sequence ATGCGCAACAGCACGAATATCGTTATTTCTCAGGCTGAACCCAGCCCGACCGTCGAGGAGACAACCTGGTCATTACCCGGGGCGTTTATCGGCTTTTTGTCGTGGCTGCTGGCGCTAGGCATTCCCTTCATGATGTACGGCCCCAATACCCTCTTTTTCTTCCTCTACACCTGGCCATTCTTCCTGGCGCTGATGCCGGTCGCCGTGGTGGTGGGGATAGCCGTACACTCGCTTTTGCGCGGCAAGCTGCTGTTTAGCTGTCTTGCTACGCTACTCTCCGTTGCGCTAATGTTCGGCGTGCTCTTTATGTGGCTTATGGGCTAG
- the ftsB gene encoding cell division protein FtsB, with amino-acid sequence MGKLTLLLLALLVWLQYSLWFGKNGVHDYTRVNEDVAAQQATNAKLKSRNDQLFAEIDDLNGGQEAIEERARNELSMTKPGETFYRLVPDASKRAASGNTPNAGQNNR; translated from the coding sequence ATGGGTAAACTAACGCTGCTGTTGCTGGCCTTGCTGGTCTGGCTTCAGTATTCGCTGTGGTTCGGAAAAAACGGCGTACATGATTACACGCGCGTCAACGAAGATGTTGCTGCGCAGCAGGCAACTAATGCCAAACTAAAATCTCGCAACGATCAGCTTTTTGCCGAAATTGACGACCTCAACGGTGGCCAGGAAGCGATTGAAGAGCGCGCGCGCAATGAACTCAGCATGACCAAACCGGGCGAGACATTCTACCGCCTGGTGCCGGATGCCTCTAAACGCGCAGCCAGCGGTAATACCCCTAATGCCGGGCAAAATAATCGATAA